Proteins from a single region of Starkeya sp. ORNL1:
- a CDS encoding tripartite tricarboxylate transporter TctB family protein, which translates to MKEARRFAATNLAFGLSTLAVSAIVWWEASKVRPSPYDPLGAGAFPKLVSVLLAGLAILLIARVLLGYAIGDSDTSLISGLTDDGDQTHRRRPFLAVGVLAGLTLYIAALTLTSVGFLWATIVFVAVIGFAMSDRRPRDLVVAGLIAVFIGVALNFLFTRVLIVALP; encoded by the coding sequence GTGAAAGAAGCGCGCCGCTTCGCTGCCACCAATCTGGCATTCGGCCTGTCGACGCTTGCGGTCAGCGCCATCGTCTGGTGGGAAGCCAGTAAAGTACGTCCGTCCCCTTACGATCCACTTGGCGCCGGCGCGTTTCCGAAACTGGTCAGCGTGCTGCTGGCGGGCCTGGCGATCCTGCTGATCGCTCGCGTGCTGCTTGGCTATGCGATCGGGGATTCCGACACCAGCCTGATCAGCGGGCTCACCGACGACGGCGACCAGACGCATCGTAGGCGGCCTTTCCTCGCCGTCGGCGTGCTCGCCGGCCTCACCCTCTACATCGCGGCGCTGACCCTGACCTCGGTCGGCTTCCTGTGGGCGACCATCGTCTTCGTCGCGGTGATCGGCTTTGCGATGTCGGACCGGCGTCCGCGCGACCTCGTCGTTGCCGGCCTGATCGCCGTCTTCATCGGCGTCGCGCTGAACTTCCTCTTCACCCGCGTCCTCATCGTCGCGCTGCCATAG
- a CDS encoding ABC transporter ATP-binding protein, which yields MLQTSPSAVIDTQPKPILQLVGVRKTFGTFTAVESIDLDVVEGEFLTIVGPSGSGKTTLLRMLAGMDYPTEGNITLHGKLINDVPPNKRPTCLVFQSLALFPHKSVGDNIAFPLKVKGIDTAARKVRALELMRLVRLPENYHDKNVMKCSGGERQRVALARALAYDPEVLFFDEPLSAIDYKLKKTLEKELKDLHRETGKTFIYITHSLEEAMVMSDRIGVMRAGKLVQVGTPEEIYGAPVDRFVCEFLGEVNTIKVRRGPDDVWSGIDVEGSFRLRPPDDGAELDEALIMVRPEYMRFLGPGDVADNRIEGLVYNEYSLGSRIQYQVRVGEKVMLVELSRGRALRAGADRRVTIGWDAADAFTLGS from the coding sequence ATGCTCCAGACTTCGCCCAGCGCGGTGATCGATACCCAGCCGAAGCCGATCCTCCAGCTTGTCGGCGTGCGCAAGACCTTCGGCACCTTCACCGCGGTGGAGAGCATCGACCTCGATGTCGTCGAGGGCGAGTTCCTCACCATTGTCGGCCCGTCCGGCTCCGGCAAGACCACGCTCTTGCGCATGCTCGCGGGCATGGACTATCCGACCGAGGGCAACATCACGCTGCACGGCAAGCTGATCAATGACGTGCCGCCGAACAAGCGGCCGACCTGCCTGGTGTTCCAGTCGCTGGCGCTGTTCCCGCACAAGAGCGTCGGCGACAACATCGCCTTTCCGCTGAAGGTGAAGGGCATCGACACTGCGGCGCGCAAGGTGCGGGCGCTGGAGCTGATGCGCCTCGTCCGCTTGCCTGAGAACTATCACGACAAGAACGTGATGAAGTGCTCCGGCGGCGAGCGCCAGCGCGTCGCGCTCGCCCGTGCGCTCGCCTACGATCCCGAAGTGCTGTTCTTCGACGAGCCGCTCTCGGCCATCGACTACAAGCTGAAGAAGACGCTGGAGAAGGAGCTGAAGGATCTCCATCGCGAGACCGGCAAGACCTTCATCTACATCACCCACAGCCTCGAAGAAGCGATGGTGATGTCCGATCGCATCGGCGTGATGCGCGCGGGAAAGCTGGTGCAGGTCGGTACCCCCGAGGAGATCTATGGCGCCCCGGTCGACCGCTTCGTCTGCGAGTTCCTCGGCGAGGTGAACACCATCAAGGTGCGGCGCGGCCCGGACGACGTATGGTCCGGCATCGATGTCGAAGGCAGCTTTCGGCTGCGCCCGCCGGATGACGGCGCCGAGCTCGACGAGGCGCTCATCATGGTACGCCCGGAATATATGCGCTTCCTTGGTCCCGGCGACGTCGCCGACAATCGCATCGAGGGCCTCGTCTACAACGAATATTCGCTCGGCTCGCGCATCCAGTACCAGGTCCGCGTCGGCGAGAAGGTCATGCTGGTCGAGCTTTCGCGTGGCCGCGCCTTGCGGGCCGGCGCCGACCGCCGCGTCACCATAGGCTGGGACGCCGCCGACGCCTTCACCCTCGGGAGTTGA
- a CDS encoding ABC transporter permease translates to MADIALARLPETANELRRARMLSLGARCALPVAILLGIGFLAPMIAILGYAFATPRSFDVFRSFTLENFATLFDPTNTVWLSFLWSCGFALFTVAILAVISYPIAYGLNMVFGRASPLISVLFVFPLFVSENVRLYGWVLFYIKNGVLDGTLKYFGLGGGPEVLFTPGMTLFGMVYTYLPFMLFPMTLGLALVPRDLVDAARDLGAGRLFIWREIELPLAMPGILIGMLLTFVLGIGATAEAKILGGQSVIVISHDIEIAFTYSQNWPLGSALSVVVTVFIAALTLFALSKLDLDRMLGRR, encoded by the coding sequence ATGGCCGACATCGCTCTCGCCCGCCTGCCGGAGACCGCCAACGAGCTGCGCCGCGCCCGCATGCTGTCGCTCGGCGCGCGCTGCGCGCTGCCCGTCGCCATCCTGCTCGGCATAGGCTTCCTGGCGCCGATGATCGCCATTCTCGGCTATGCCTTCGCCACGCCGCGCAGCTTCGACGTGTTTCGCAGCTTCACGCTGGAGAACTTCGCCACCCTCTTCGACCCCACCAACACGGTGTGGCTGTCCTTCCTGTGGTCGTGCGGCTTCGCGCTGTTCACCGTGGCGATCCTCGCGGTCATCTCCTATCCGATCGCCTATGGGCTCAACATGGTGTTCGGCCGCGCCTCGCCGCTGATCAGCGTGCTGTTCGTCTTCCCGCTGTTCGTCTCGGAGAACGTGCGGCTCTATGGCTGGGTGCTGTTCTACATCAAGAACGGCGTGCTCGACGGCACGCTGAAGTATTTCGGGCTCGGCGGCGGGCCCGAGGTGCTGTTCACGCCGGGCATGACGCTGTTCGGCATGGTCTATACCTATCTGCCCTTCATGCTGTTCCCGATGACGCTCGGCCTCGCGCTGGTGCCACGCGACCTGGTCGACGCCGCGCGCGACCTGGGAGCCGGCCGGCTGTTCATCTGGCGCGAGATCGAACTGCCGCTGGCGATGCCGGGCATCCTCATCGGCATGCTGCTCACCTTCGTGCTCGGCATCGGCGCCACGGCGGAGGCGAAGATCCTCGGCGGGCAGTCGGTGATCGTCATCTCCCACGATATCGAGATCGCTTTCACCTATTCGCAGAACTGGCCGCTCGGCTCGGCGCTCTCGGTGGTGGTTACCGTCTTCATCGCGGCGCTGACGCTGTTCGCGCTGTCGAAGCTCGACCTCGACCGCATGCTGGGGAGGCGCTGA
- a CDS encoding ABC transporter permease: MRRAVKRTNALIWAWTIFVLVVIYLPIICGGLASFNKSRYFGFPIKAYSTDWWDKMFASIEIGMIVKTSITVALLVTVFSVVIATFGALAFARYDWKGRRLYQKLIILPIFFPQPVLGLALLLGFNAVGIQTTWMTAVFAHMVWIVPVVTLVIAIQVYGFDPSLEEAAFDLGCSRLQVLREVTLPLLWPGIWSGMLFAFLLSWSNFPLSLYTTGADSTIPEWLYAKMVAGYTPMVPALGTMATVCAAAILLAGGLVGVLVRRRQAA, from the coding sequence ATGCGACGCGCGGTGAAGCGGACCAACGCACTGATCTGGGCCTGGACGATCTTCGTCCTGGTCGTGATCTATCTGCCGATCATCTGTGGCGGGCTCGCCAGCTTCAACAAGAGCCGCTATTTCGGCTTCCCGATCAAGGCGTACTCCACCGACTGGTGGGACAAGATGTTCGCCTCGATCGAGATCGGCATGATCGTGAAGACCTCGATCACCGTTGCGCTGCTGGTGACGGTGTTCTCGGTGGTGATCGCCACCTTCGGCGCGCTGGCCTTCGCCCGCTATGACTGGAAGGGGCGGCGGCTCTACCAGAAGCTCATCATCCTGCCGATCTTCTTCCCACAGCCGGTGCTCGGCCTCGCGCTGCTGCTCGGCTTCAATGCCGTGGGTATCCAGACCACCTGGATGACCGCGGTGTTCGCCCACATGGTGTGGATCGTGCCGGTGGTGACGCTGGTGATCGCCATCCAGGTCTATGGCTTCGACCCCTCGCTGGAGGAAGCGGCGTTCGACCTCGGCTGCTCGCGCCTCCAGGTGCTGCGCGAGGTGACGCTGCCGCTGCTGTGGCCGGGCATATGGTCCGGCATGCTGTTCGCGTTCCTGCTGTCCTGGAGCAACTTCCCGCTGTCGCTCTATACGACGGGCGCCGACAGCACGATCCCGGAATGGCTCTATGCCAAGATGGTCGCCGGCTATACGCCGATGGTGCCGGCGCTCGGCACTATGGCGACCGTATGCGCTGCCGCCATTCTCCTCGCCGGCGGGCTGGTCGGCGTGCTGGTACGACGGCGGCAAGCGGCATGA
- a CDS encoding PotD/PotF family extracellular solute-binding protein: MAGISRRSVLQGMGALAAAGPMLGINKAFAAREKELNILCWEGYNSAQVLDPFRQLKGATVKAESLTNDPTMINRLRAGEINTWDLINVNNPWARKVMLPEKLIKPLPRAEFEPFFDKMLPMFKPPYKWAMSADGKELIGSCQRFGPYSFVVNTDKVSRKTAEGEGWNIFNEPSMAGKYGILESDDWNVFNIFVLANIDPFKVHTPDEMAKFEETAKRIFKGAKLIGDIASMNQALISGEIDLHLTGGTYSVSPARADGHPNLRGITPLKGPMEGGKGGISWIEVTSTVNNPNLSPLAIEFLKYVQDPKVAHTVAFAEGTFNPVAQMGNKACFDLFTKEELDAIQWDSLEEEMARSVEYDIVPDYDKALDVMNAAKRLRG, from the coding sequence ATGGCAGGGATTTCCAGAAGGTCTGTGCTGCAGGGCATGGGCGCACTCGCCGCCGCCGGCCCGATGCTCGGCATCAACAAGGCGTTCGCGGCGCGCGAGAAGGAGCTGAACATACTGTGCTGGGAGGGCTACAACTCCGCCCAGGTGCTCGACCCGTTCCGCCAGCTCAAGGGCGCGACGGTGAAGGCCGAGAGCCTCACCAACGACCCCACCATGATCAACCGCCTGCGCGCCGGCGAGATCAACACCTGGGACCTGATCAACGTCAATAATCCCTGGGCACGCAAGGTGATGCTGCCCGAGAAGCTCATCAAGCCGCTGCCGCGCGCCGAGTTCGAGCCGTTCTTCGACAAGATGCTGCCGATGTTCAAGCCGCCCTACAAGTGGGCGATGAGCGCCGACGGCAAGGAGCTGATCGGCAGCTGCCAGCGCTTCGGGCCCTACAGCTTCGTCGTCAACACCGACAAGGTGAGCCGCAAGACCGCCGAGGGCGAGGGCTGGAACATCTTCAACGAGCCGTCCATGGCCGGCAAATACGGCATCCTGGAATCCGACGACTGGAACGTCTTCAACATCTTCGTGCTCGCCAATATCGACCCGTTCAAGGTCCACACGCCCGACGAGATGGCGAAGTTCGAGGAGACCGCCAAGCGGATCTTCAAGGGCGCCAAGCTGATCGGCGACATCGCCTCGATGAACCAGGCGCTGATCTCCGGCGAGATCGACCTGCATCTCACCGGCGGCACCTATTCGGTCTCGCCGGCGCGCGCCGACGGCCACCCGAACCTGCGCGGCATCACTCCGCTGAAGGGGCCGATGGAAGGCGGCAAGGGCGGCATCTCCTGGATCGAGGTGACCTCGACGGTGAACAACCCGAACCTGTCGCCGCTCGCCATCGAATTCCTGAAATATGTGCAGGATCCCAAGGTGGCGCACACCGTGGCGTTCGCCGAGGGCACGTTCAATCCGGTGGCGCAGATGGGCAACAAGGCGTGCTTCGATCTCTTCACCAAGGAAGAGCTTGACGCCATCCAGTGGGACAGCCTCGAAGAGGAAATGGCCCGCTCGGTCGAGTACGATATCGTGCCCGATTACGACAAGGCGCTCGACGTGATGAATGCCGCCAAGCGGCTTCGCGGCTGA
- a CDS encoding isochorismatase family cysteine hydrolase codes for MGWKTENRSFYYALAPEPDNPVLDPATTALLVIDVQNTYLARPDRAGLMSEAERAHYDAWSPFHERMHGTVIPNIAELLALFRGADIERLFARIACRTKDGRDRSLSQKKPGFNNLLLPKDEDPSQLVEALAPEGDEIVVIKTTDSALTGTNLRLVLANLGIRTVICVGIFTDQCISSTVRSLADESFDVVVLEDCCAAATDELHRRELEIINMIYCNVMRLSDLKALMRLG; via the coding sequence ATGGGCTGGAAGACCGAGAACCGTTCCTTCTATTACGCGCTGGCGCCGGAGCCGGACAATCCGGTGCTCGACCCGGCGACCACCGCGCTGCTGGTCATCGACGTGCAGAACACCTATCTGGCGCGGCCCGACCGCGCGGGCCTCATGAGCGAGGCCGAGCGCGCCCACTATGACGCTTGGTCGCCGTTCCATGAGCGCATGCACGGCACGGTGATCCCCAACATCGCCGAGTTGCTCGCGCTGTTCCGGGGTGCCGACATCGAGCGGCTGTTCGCCCGCATCGCCTGCCGTACCAAAGACGGTCGCGACCGCTCGCTGAGCCAGAAGAAGCCGGGCTTCAACAATCTGCTGTTGCCGAAGGATGAGGACCCTTCGCAACTGGTCGAGGCTCTGGCGCCCGAGGGCGACGAGATCGTTGTCATCAAGACCACGGACAGCGCGCTGACCGGTACCAATCTGCGGCTTGTCCTCGCCAATCTCGGCATCCGCACCGTGATCTGCGTCGGCATCTTCACCGACCAGTGCATCTCCTCAACCGTGCGCAGCCTGGCAGACGAGAGCTTCGACGTCGTGGTGCTGGAGGATTGCTGCGCGGCGGCGACCGATGAGCTGCACAGGCGCGAGCTTGAAATCATCAACATGATCTACTGCAACGTGATGAGACTGTCGGACCTCAAGGCGCTGATGAGGCTCGGATGA
- the fabG gene encoding 3-oxoacyl-ACP reductase FabG: protein MFTSLAGKTVIVTGASKGIGRGIARRFGEAGLNVLVVSRNLEEGEKVAAEIGAHASAFAGDVSVPGDCSAMAACAIDRYGSIDVLCANAGIFPAAKLGSMTAADFDHVIGTNLKGTFLSVSAVLPEMKAKKKGRIVLTSSITGPITGYPGWSHYGASKAGQLGFMRTAAIELAPWNITVNAVMPGNIHTEGMDGMGADYIASMAASIPMKRLGNVTDIANSALFFASEEAAYITGQTMVIDGGQVLPESLMALQEMGTA from the coding sequence ATGTTCACGTCGCTAGCGGGGAAGACCGTCATCGTCACCGGTGCCAGCAAGGGCATCGGGCGCGGCATTGCGCGGCGGTTCGGCGAGGCCGGGCTGAACGTCCTCGTCGTCAGTCGCAACCTCGAAGAGGGCGAGAAGGTCGCCGCCGAGATCGGCGCGCATGCGTCGGCCTTCGCCGGCGATGTGAGCGTGCCCGGGGACTGCTCGGCGATGGCCGCCTGCGCCATCGACCGCTATGGCAGCATCGACGTGCTGTGCGCCAATGCCGGCATCTTCCCGGCAGCCAAGCTCGGCTCGATGACCGCGGCCGATTTCGACCATGTCATCGGCACCAATCTCAAGGGCACCTTCCTCTCGGTCTCCGCCGTGCTGCCGGAGATGAAGGCGAAGAAGAAGGGCCGCATCGTGCTGACCTCCTCCATCACCGGCCCGATCACCGGCTATCCCGGCTGGTCGCACTATGGCGCCTCGAAGGCCGGCCAGCTCGGCTTCATGCGCACCGCGGCGATAGAGCTGGCGCCGTGGAACATCACCGTCAATGCGGTGATGCCCGGCAACATCCATACCGAGGGGATGGACGGCATGGGCGCCGACTACATCGCCTCGATGGCGGCCTCGATCCCGATGAAGCGGCTCGGCAACGTCACCGACATCGCCAATTCCGCGCTGTTCTTCGCCTCCGAGGAGGCGGCCTACATCACCGGCCAGACCATGGTGATCGATGGCGGCCAGGTGCTGCCGGAATCGCTCATGGCGCTGCAGGAGATGGGCACGGCTTGA
- a CDS encoding proline iminopeptidase-family hydrolase produces MWQQRPADERIEIEVDGHRVVAYSYGVGEEVVFLLNGGPGLPCDYLRDAHSFLTDHDYRVVAFDQLGCGASDRPEDPAFWSITRYVEETETVRRALGLGKVHLIGHSWGGWLAIEYALTYPEALKTLILEDTAADLPHLMQEMHRLRSALGTETVEMLLAHEADGSYHHPEYQAAITLMNYRHVCRLSIWPKPLMASLNDWNVVPYMTMQGPNEFLYIGNLKDWNRTADLPRIACPVLITVGKHDEITPACALRMKQGLAQAELVVFPNSSHMPFYEEPAAYDSVLLGFLDKHAAGAKDAA; encoded by the coding sequence ATGTGGCAGCAACGCCCGGCAGACGAGCGGATCGAGATCGAGGTCGATGGCCATCGCGTCGTCGCCTATTCCTACGGGGTCGGCGAGGAGGTGGTGTTCCTGCTGAATGGCGGGCCCGGCCTGCCGTGCGACTATCTGCGCGACGCCCACAGCTTCCTGACGGATCATGACTATCGCGTTGTCGCCTTCGACCAGCTCGGCTGCGGTGCCTCGGACCGACCGGAGGACCCGGCATTCTGGTCGATCACCCGCTATGTCGAGGAGACCGAAACGGTGCGGCGCGCGCTCGGGCTCGGCAAGGTGCACCTCATCGGCCACAGCTGGGGCGGCTGGCTCGCCATCGAATATGCGCTCACCTACCCGGAAGCGCTGAAGACGCTAATCCTCGAGGACACCGCTGCCGACCTGCCGCATCTGATGCAGGAGATGCACCGGCTGCGCTCGGCGCTGGGCACCGAGACGGTGGAGATGCTGCTCGCCCATGAGGCGGATGGCAGCTACCACCATCCGGAATATCAGGCGGCGATCACGCTGATGAACTACCGACATGTGTGCCGGCTCAGCATCTGGCCGAAACCCTTGATGGCTTCGCTGAATGACTGGAACGTCGTGCCCTATATGACGATGCAGGGACCGAACGAATTCCTCTATATCGGCAACCTCAAGGACTGGAACCGCACCGCCGATCTGCCGCGCATCGCCTGCCCGGTGCTGATCACCGTCGGAAAGCATGATGAGATCACCCCGGCCTGCGCATTGCGCATGAAGCAGGGGCTCGCCCAGGCCGAGCTGGTCGTGTTCCCGAACTCCAGCCACATGCCGTTCTATGAGGAACCCGCCGCCTATGACTCGGTGTTGCTCGGCTTCCTCGACAAGCACGCAGCCGGCGCGAAGGATGCGGCGTGA
- a CDS encoding tripartite tricarboxylate transporter substrate binding protein — translation MKKRSLLAAGALALASMLLTPPAARAQAFPDKPIRLIVPFGVGGTSDIYARIITRIIEEKKILPQPVVVLNVPGAGSAVGSRQVKDSPADGYTLLLSHQGIMTAQVMGLADFGPDALEPVAEFGKFCLVYAVAETSPYKTFGDLLAAAKKNPGSIRESTNIGSGIHFASLTLSRASGLNPRYIRASATPERITHLMGGHAEVAVFSIGELGAIQSNGVRLILSFSPEPDRFAPGVPTARSLGYDSTFCIRNWVFAPKGTPADRIATIVKALRAVFDTPEMKTEFERWSTQPTFLEGAELAQLIAAENKMFQSLADAVPK, via the coding sequence ATGAAGAAACGGTCGTTACTTGCTGCCGGTGCGCTGGCGCTGGCCTCGATGCTGCTCACCCCGCCTGCCGCCCGGGCGCAGGCGTTCCCGGACAAGCCGATCCGCCTCATCGTGCCGTTCGGGGTCGGCGGGACCAGCGACATCTATGCCCGCATCATCACGCGCATCATCGAAGAGAAGAAGATCCTGCCGCAGCCGGTCGTGGTGCTGAACGTGCCGGGCGCCGGCAGTGCGGTGGGCAGCCGGCAGGTGAAGGATTCGCCAGCCGACGGCTACACGCTGCTGCTCTCGCACCAGGGCATCATGACCGCGCAGGTGATGGGGCTCGCCGATTTCGGGCCGGATGCGCTGGAGCCGGTCGCCGAGTTCGGCAAGTTCTGCCTCGTCTACGCTGTCGCCGAGACCTCGCCCTACAAGACCTTCGGCGATCTGCTGGCCGCCGCGAAGAAGAACCCCGGCTCGATCCGCGAATCCACCAATATCGGCTCGGGCATCCATTTCGCCTCGCTGACGCTGTCGCGCGCTTCCGGGCTGAACCCGCGCTATATCCGCGCCAGCGCCACCCCGGAGCGCATCACCCACCTGATGGGCGGCCATGCCGAGGTGGCGGTGTTCTCGATCGGCGAACTCGGTGCGATCCAGTCGAACGGCGTGCGCCTGATCCTGTCCTTCTCACCGGAGCCGGACCGTTTTGCGCCGGGCGTCCCGACCGCGCGTTCGCTCGGCTATGATTCGACCTTCTGCATCCGCAACTGGGTGTTCGCGCCGAAGGGCACGCCGGCTGACCGCATCGCCACCATCGTCAAGGCGTTGCGCGCGGTGTTCGACACGCCGGAGATGAAGACGGAGTTCGAGCGCTGGAGCACCCAGCCGACCTTCCTCGAGGGTGCCGAGCTGGCGCAACTGATCGCCGCAGAGAACAAGATGTTCCAGTCGCTGGCAGATGCCGTGCCGAAGTGA
- a CDS encoding DeoR/GlpR family DNA-binding transcription regulator, whose product MNKLDPPPRNLPPPRKLRLDKSSRQERILAEMMASATLRVGDLAADLDVSTETIRRDLFELQERGLISRTYGGAVRPFAAEPSVTERHRLMVAEREAIAALTVKFIKPKEVIAIGAGATTTHVARRMAAECRDLTVITHSFSVATVVAANPTIDVIMCPGRYDAREGMMVGAETIDFLQSYNVNRAILGISGLTTEGLADAEAGAAWVYKAMMNRASETIIVSDHKKFDVQALAIWARIPDIQRLVVDEPPEGAISRALERARVEVSVAGK is encoded by the coding sequence ATGAACAAGCTCGATCCACCGCCGCGCAACCTCCCGCCCCCGCGGAAATTGCGGCTGGACAAATCCTCGCGGCAGGAGCGCATCCTCGCGGAGATGATGGCGTCCGCCACGCTGCGGGTCGGCGATCTCGCCGCCGATCTCGACGTCTCCACAGAGACCATCCGGCGCGATCTGTTCGAATTGCAGGAGCGCGGCCTCATCAGCCGCACCTATGGCGGCGCGGTGCGCCCGTTCGCCGCCGAGCCCTCCGTCACCGAGCGCCACCGGCTGATGGTGGCGGAGCGCGAGGCGATCGCGGCGCTCACCGTGAAGTTCATCAAGCCGAAGGAAGTCATTGCCATCGGCGCCGGCGCCACCACCACCCATGTCGCCCGCCGCATGGCCGCGGAATGCCGCGACCTCACCGTCATCACCCATTCCTTCTCGGTGGCGACGGTGGTGGCGGCCAATCCGACCATCGACGTCATCATGTGCCCCGGCCGCTATGATGCGCGCGAGGGCATGATGGTCGGCGCCGAGACCATCGACTTCCTGCAATCCTACAATGTGAACCGCGCCATCCTCGGCATTTCCGGGCTCACCACCGAGGGCCTAGCGGACGCCGAGGCGGGAGCCGCCTGGGTCTACAAGGCGATGATGAACCGGGCGTCGGAGACCATCATCGTCTCCGACCACAAGAAGTTCGACGTGCAGGCGCTCGCCATCTGGGCGCGCATTCCGGACATACAGCGCCTCGTCGTCGACGAGCCGCCCGAGGGCGCGATCAGCCGCGCTCTGGAGCGTGCTCGGGTCGAGGTGTCGGTGGCGGGGAAATAG
- a CDS encoding tripartite tricarboxylate transporter permease, with product MLDAFTHLLTPLPFFIMLCGVLLGIMVGVLPGITAGMLMALVLPFTYYMTSVNAVTLLIAIFVGGVSGGLITATLMRIPGEPNAIMTCLDGHALAKAGHPGRALGLGNAGSIVGGVLSWFALVLLAPPLARLAIAFGPWENFAIVCVALMLIASLSGGSLLKGLMAALLGAMLSLPGVDESSGTLRLTFGFHQLDAGLDVMPVMIGLFAVSQVLADTFNIEQQDTDRVRANMRGILTSFADYVRYGWNMLRSSLIGIAMGVLPGVGATIASIVAYTTAKNLSKTPEEFGKGSEEAIVAAETANNATTGGSLIPLLTLGIPGGLTDAILLGALTIHNLQPGPLLYLKSPQVVNTIIAAHLFAHVVMFVFMTVGVMLFARMMLLSRAWLFPAILVFCVVGSYALNNRAFDSWIMLAFGLVGVALEFARVPLAPFLIGFLLGPLAEKELRSGLMSSGGDLSEILTRPIAMTLLLVAVALLAWPLLRGGGRRPAIAGGLPVPPDQR from the coding sequence ATGCTCGACGCCTTCACGCATCTGCTGACGCCGCTGCCGTTCTTCATCATGCTGTGCGGCGTGCTGCTCGGCATCATGGTCGGGGTGCTGCCGGGCATCACCGCCGGCATGCTGATGGCGCTGGTGTTGCCCTTCACCTACTACATGACCAGCGTCAACGCGGTCACCTTGCTCATCGCCATCTTCGTCGGCGGTGTTAGCGGCGGGCTCATCACCGCGACCCTGATGCGCATTCCCGGCGAGCCGAACGCCATCATGACCTGCCTCGACGGCCATGCGCTGGCCAAGGCCGGCCACCCCGGGCGGGCGCTCGGCCTCGGCAATGCCGGCTCGATCGTCGGCGGCGTGCTGTCCTGGTTCGCTCTGGTACTGCTCGCCCCGCCGCTGGCGCGGCTCGCCATCGCCTTCGGGCCATGGGAGAATTTCGCCATCGTCTGCGTCGCGCTGATGCTGATCGCCTCGCTCAGCGGCGGCTCGCTGCTCAAGGGCCTGATGGCGGCACTGCTCGGCGCCATGCTGTCCTTGCCGGGCGTCGACGAGAGTTCCGGCACGCTGCGCCTCACCTTCGGCTTCCACCAGCTGGATGCCGGGCTCGACGTCATGCCGGTGATGATCGGCCTGTTCGCGGTGAGCCAGGTGCTGGCGGACACCTTCAATATCGAACAGCAGGACACCGACCGGGTGCGCGCCAATATGCGCGGCATCCTCACCTCGTTCGCCGACTATGTGCGCTATGGCTGGAACATGCTGCGCTCATCATTGATCGGCATCGCCATGGGCGTGCTGCCGGGCGTCGGCGCCACCATCGCCTCGATCGTCGCCTACACCACGGCGAAGAACCTCTCGAAGACGCCGGAAGAGTTCGGCAAGGGCAGCGAGGAAGCTATCGTCGCCGCCGAGACCGCGAACAACGCGACCACCGGCGGCAGCCTGATCCCGCTACTCACGCTCGGCATTCCCGGCGGCCTGACCGACGCCATCCTGCTCGGCGCGCTGACCATCCACAATCTCCAGCCGGGCCCGCTGCTCTATCTGAAGAGCCCGCAAGTGGTGAACACCATCATCGCCGCGCATCTGTTCGCGCATGTGGTGATGTTCGTGTTCATGACCGTCGGGGTGATGCTGTTCGCCCGGATGATGCTGCTGTCGCGCGCCTGGCTGTTCCCGGCGATCCTGGTGTTCTGCGTGGTCGGCTCCTATGCGCTCAACAACCGGGCCTTCGATTCCTGGATCATGCTGGCGTTCGGCCTGGTCGGCGTCGCGCTGGAATTCGCGCGGGTGCCGCTCGCTCCGTTCCTGATCGGCTTCCTGCTCGGACCGCTGGCGGAGAAGGAACTGCGCTCCGGCCTGATGTCGTCGGGCGGCGATCTCTCGGAGATCCTCACCCGGCCGATCGCCATGACATTGCTGCTGGTCGCGGTCGCGTTGCTGGCGTGGCCGCTGCTGCGTGGCGGCGGTCGCCGACCCGCCATTGCCGGCGGCCTGCCGGTTCCGCCGGACCAGCGATGA